A stretch of Meiothermus sp. QL-1 DNA encodes these proteins:
- a CDS encoding Mov34/MPN/PAD-1 family protein encodes MLRVPRACLEQTLAHLRAVWPEEGVGLWLGRAGRVLRVQPLANRHPTPRVAYRADPQALLEALRAAERAGLELLAIYHSHPQGPPCPSEADRAQAYWRVPYVIFDLKGGGFRAYRLPEGEEVEVVEE; translated from the coding sequence ATGCTGCGCGTACCCCGGGCCTGCCTCGAGCAAACCCTGGCCCACCTGCGGGCGGTTTGGCCCGAAGAAGGGGTAGGGCTCTGGCTGGGCCGGGCCGGGCGGGTGCTGCGGGTCCAGCCCCTGGCCAACCGGCACCCCACCCCCCGGGTGGCCTACCGCGCCGACCCCCAGGCCCTGCTCGAGGCCCTGCGGGCTGCTGAGCGGGCAGGTTTGGAGCTGCTGGCCATCTACCACTCCCACCCCCAGGGCCCCCCCTGCCCCAGCGAGGCCGACCGGGCCCAGGCCTACTGGCGGGTGCCCTACGTGATCTTCGACCTGAAGGGGGGCGGCTTCCGCGCCTACCGGCTGCCCGAGGGGGAGGAGGTGGAGGTGGTGGAAGAGTGA
- a CDS encoding aminotransferase class III-fold pyridoxal phosphate-dependent enzyme, whose product MERPSREVIQENRDYTLFSWSAQSTANPIHMARAEGVWFWDGDGNKWLDLNAQLINMNVGHQHPKVLEAIKRQVDELCFAGPNFATEPRGRLGKKLAEVTGLAKSFFTLGGAEANENAMKIARLYTGRDKIIARYRSYHGATMGAMTASGDPRRWPVEPGIPGIVRVFDPYCYRCPFGKTVDTCRRECVSHIEEVIELEGPHTIAAIIVEGITGSNGVLVPPDDYYPRLRALCDKYGILLITDEVMSGFGRTGKWLSTQHYGIKPDIVTCAKGLTSGYIPLGAVIVSEPIAEFFEKNTLWGGLTYSGHPLACAAALANLEVYEEEQIFENVEVQGRYLAERLEAMRKKYACVGDVRYKGLFSVIELVRDKTTKEPLAPYNGTSPEMQRLAGHLKSRYIYAMTRFHMLWVAPPLVIQREELAYALDIIEEGLALVDEMLGVARAAAD is encoded by the coding sequence ATGGAACGTCCGTCCAGGGAAGTAATTCAGGAAAACCGCGACTACACGCTGTTTTCGTGGTCGGCGCAGAGCACCGCCAACCCCATCCACATGGCCCGAGCCGAGGGGGTCTGGTTCTGGGACGGGGACGGCAACAAGTGGCTCGACCTCAACGCCCAGCTCATCAACATGAACGTGGGCCACCAGCACCCCAAGGTGCTCGAGGCCATCAAGCGCCAGGTGGATGAGCTCTGCTTCGCCGGGCCCAACTTCGCCACCGAGCCCAGGGGCAGGCTGGGTAAAAAGCTGGCCGAGGTAACCGGCCTGGCCAAGAGCTTCTTCACCCTAGGGGGGGCCGAGGCCAACGAAAACGCCATGAAAATCGCCCGGCTCTACACCGGAAGAGACAAGATCATCGCCCGCTACCGCAGCTACCACGGGGCCACCATGGGGGCCATGACCGCCTCCGGCGACCCTAGGCGCTGGCCTGTGGAGCCAGGGATTCCCGGCATCGTGCGGGTCTTCGACCCCTACTGCTACCGCTGCCCCTTCGGCAAGACCGTGGACACCTGCCGGCGGGAGTGTGTGAGCCACATCGAGGAGGTGATCGAGCTCGAGGGACCCCACACCATCGCGGCCATCATAGTAGAGGGCATCACCGGCTCGAACGGGGTGCTGGTTCCCCCCGACGACTACTACCCCCGGCTTCGGGCCCTGTGCGACAAGTATGGGATACTCCTCATCACCGACGAGGTGATGAGCGGCTTCGGCCGCACCGGCAAGTGGCTGTCCACCCAGCACTACGGCATCAAGCCCGATATCGTGACCTGCGCCAAGGGCCTCACCAGCGGCTATATTCCCCTGGGCGCGGTCATCGTCTCCGAGCCCATCGCCGAGTTCTTCGAGAAGAACACCCTGTGGGGCGGCCTCACCTACTCGGGCCACCCCCTGGCCTGCGCAGCGGCCCTGGCCAACTTAGAGGTCTACGAGGAGGAACAGATCTTCGAGAACGTGGAGGTCCAGGGGCGCTACCTGGCCGAGCGGCTCGAGGCCATGCGCAAGAAGTACGCCTGCGTAGGAGATGTGCGCTACAAAGGGCTATTCAGCGTGATCGAGCTGGTGCGGGACAAGACCACCAAGGAGCCCCTAGCGCCCTACAACGGCACCTCGCCCGAGATGCAGCGGCTGGCGGGCCACCTCAAGTCCCGGTACATCTACGCCATGACCCGCTTCCACATGCTCTGGGTGGCCCCGCCCCTGGTCATCCAGCGCGAGGAGCTGGCCTATGCCCTGGACATCATCGAGGAGGGGCTGGCTTTGGTGGACGAGATGCTGGGGGTGGCCCGGGCCGCGGCGGACTGA
- a CDS encoding bifunctional 2-methylcitrate dehydratase/aconitate hydratase gives MQRDSVLMEITHYLLRDGVGSEQAYATARLALADALACLFEALTYPEAMKLVGPLVPGTQTPFGARVPGTSYALDPMRAAFSTTALIRWLDYNDTWLAKEWGHPSDNLGAILAVADHQSRLRRARGEAPYRVEDLLALAIKAYEVQGVLALENALNRVGFDHVHWVKAASAGVAALLYGGGEEEVFSALSHAFLDGAALRTYRHFPNTGPRKSWAAADAAARGVFLAWAATRGEPGYATALSAPTWGFEAVVLKAPVVLARPLGSYVMENVLFKVAYPAEFHGQTAVEAGFALHKELKDPLEEVEEILIHTQEAGKRIIDKPGPFKNPADRDHSLQYMTAVALLFGELRYEHYLEPTASDPRIPALIARMRVEEDPEFTRAYLDPDRRAIPNRVRLRLRDGRVLERLVEYPLGHPRRREESRPLLRQKLQRALRLALPEGRARALEHLLLDDPNLLEMPVDRFLQALAPEAP, from the coding sequence GTGCAGCGCGATAGCGTTCTGATGGAAATCACCCACTATCTGTTGCGGGATGGGGTGGGGAGTGAGCAGGCCTACGCCACCGCCCGCCTGGCCCTGGCCGATGCGCTGGCCTGCCTCTTCGAGGCCCTGACCTACCCTGAGGCGATGAAGCTGGTGGGGCCCTTGGTCCCGGGCACCCAGACCCCCTTCGGGGCCCGGGTGCCCGGCACCTCCTACGCCCTGGACCCCATGCGGGCTGCCTTCAGCACCACCGCCCTCATCCGCTGGCTGGACTACAACGACACCTGGCTGGCCAAGGAGTGGGGCCACCCCTCGGACAACCTGGGGGCCATCCTGGCGGTGGCCGACCACCAGAGCCGCCTTCGCAGGGCCCGGGGGGAAGCCCCCTACCGGGTGGAAGATCTGCTGGCCCTTGCCATCAAGGCCTACGAGGTCCAGGGGGTTCTGGCCCTGGAGAACGCTCTGAACCGGGTAGGCTTCGACCACGTGCACTGGGTGAAGGCGGCCTCGGCCGGGGTGGCGGCCCTGCTCTACGGCGGGGGCGAGGAGGAGGTCTTCAGCGCCCTGTCCCACGCTTTCCTGGATGGGGCCGCCCTGCGCACCTACCGCCACTTCCCCAACACCGGCCCCCGCAAGTCGTGGGCGGCCGCGGACGCCGCCGCCCGGGGGGTATTCCTGGCCTGGGCGGCCACCCGGGGCGAGCCCGGCTATGCCACCGCCCTCTCGGCACCCACCTGGGGCTTTGAGGCGGTGGTGCTCAAGGCCCCGGTGGTGCTGGCCCGGCCCCTGGGGAGCTACGTGATGGAGAACGTCCTCTTCAAGGTGGCCTACCCGGCGGAGTTCCACGGGCAGACCGCGGTGGAAGCGGGCTTCGCCCTGCACAAAGAGCTCAAAGACCCTCTGGAAGAGGTGGAGGAGATTCTCATCCACACCCAGGAGGCGGGCAAGCGCATCATCGACAAGCCGGGGCCCTTCAAGAACCCGGCGGACCGGGACCACTCCCTGCAGTACATGACCGCGGTGGCCCTCCTGTTCGGCGAGCTTCGCTACGAGCACTACCTGGAGCCCACCGCCTCCGACCCCCGCATTCCGGCCCTCATCGCCAGGATGCGGGTAGAGGAGGACCCCGAGTTCACCCGGGCCTACCTGGACCCAGACCGCCGGGCCATCCCCAACCGGGTGCGCCTTCGTCTGCGGGACGGCCGGGTGCTGGAGCGGCTGGTGGAGTATCCCCTCGGCCACCCGCGCCGGCGGGAGGAGAGCCGCCCCCTTTTGCGGCAGAAGCTGCAGCGGGCCCTGCGCCTGGCCCTTCCTGAGGGGCGGGCAAGGGCCCTGGAGCACCTCCTTCTGGACGACCCCAACCTGCTGGAAATGCCGGTGGACCGCTTCCTCCAGGCTCTGGCTCCTGAGGCTCCCTGA
- a CDS encoding zinc-dependent alcohol dehydrogenase family protein, with translation MRTQAAVLFEMEKPRPYAASRPLEVLEVELEGPGPGEVLVEVMAAGLCHSDLSAIDGTRPWPLPIVLGHEAAGIVRAIGAGVRGLAEGDHVVFSFVPMCGLCRYCFQGRPHLCERGVQANREGRLLTGARRFYLEGRPLHHHLGVAAFARYTVAAQESLVPIPRDIPLEKAALFGCAITTGVGAVLNTARVEEGASVAVFGLGGVGLAAVMGAVLAGAHPIVAVDLLPHKLGLAQALGATYTVVAGEEDAVGVVRELTGGGVDYAFETAGSVEAMLMAYQATRRGGVTVAVGLPHPQKALVLPAVSLAAEERTLKGSYMGSSNPRRDLARFLALYRAGRLPLEALVSRTLPLEAINEGFDRLAQGEVVRQIVVPTG, from the coding sequence ATGAGGACCCAAGCCGCGGTGCTGTTTGAGATGGAAAAGCCCAGGCCCTATGCGGCCTCCCGGCCCCTGGAGGTTCTGGAGGTGGAGCTGGAGGGGCCCGGACCTGGAGAGGTGCTGGTGGAGGTTATGGCGGCGGGCCTTTGCCACTCCGACCTTTCGGCCATAGATGGTACCCGCCCCTGGCCGCTGCCCATAGTTTTGGGCCATGAGGCGGCGGGCATCGTCCGCGCCATCGGGGCGGGGGTGCGGGGTTTGGCCGAGGGGGATCACGTGGTCTTCTCCTTCGTGCCCATGTGCGGCCTCTGCCGCTACTGCTTCCAGGGGCGGCCCCATCTGTGCGAGCGGGGGGTACAGGCCAACCGCGAGGGGCGGCTTCTTACGGGGGCCAGGCGGTTCTATTTAGAGGGGAGGCCGCTGCACCACCATCTGGGGGTAGCGGCCTTTGCCCGGTACACGGTAGCCGCCCAGGAGTCTTTGGTGCCCATTCCCAGGGATATCCCCCTGGAAAAAGCGGCCCTCTTCGGCTGCGCCATCACCACGGGGGTTGGGGCGGTGCTCAACACCGCCAGGGTGGAGGAAGGGGCCAGCGTGGCGGTCTTCGGCCTGGGGGGGGTGGGGCTGGCGGCGGTTATGGGCGCGGTGCTGGCCGGAGCGCACCCTATTGTGGCTGTGGACCTGCTGCCCCATAAGCTGGGGCTGGCCCAGGCCCTGGGGGCCACCTATACGGTGGTGGCGGGGGAGGAGGACGCCGTTGGGGTGGTGCGGGAGCTCACGGGCGGGGGGGTAGACTACGCCTTTGAAACCGCGGGCTCGGTGGAGGCGATGCTCATGGCCTACCAGGCCACCCGGAGGGGTGGGGTGACGGTTGCCGTGGGCCTGCCCCATCCGCAAAAGGCGTTGGTCCTGCCTGCGGTGAGCCTTGCCGCGGAGGAGAGAACCTTGAAGGGAAGCTATATGGGCTCGTCCAATCCGCGGCGGGACCTGGCCCGGTTCTTGGCGCTTTACCGGGCGGGGCGCCTTCCTCTGGAAGCCCTGGTCTCGCGCACCCTGCCCCTCGAGGCCATCAACGAGGGTTTTGACCGCCTGGCCCAGGGCGAGGTGGTGCGGCAGATTGTGGTTCCCACCGGCTAA
- the malQ gene encoding 4-alpha-glucanotransferase, whose amino-acid sequence MPLERSFGVLLHPTSLPGPWGIGTLGPAARAFLDWLATAGARWWQVLPLGPTGYGDSPYQAFSAFAGNPYLIDPGRLQQKGWLEEAPPPIHAERVDYGWLYRTRWPLLRKAYAGFQKRATPEEKAALEAFVKAEKGWLEDYALFMALKDRFDGKPWNQWPPELRSREPQALQQAKEELAQEVGFHRWLQWLFYSAWAELRAYAEAQGVGLIGDMPIFVAFDSADVWAHPEYFHLDAAGQPTVVAGVPPDYFSEKGQLWGNPLYRWEAMEEEGFSWWIERFRQALRLYHLVRIDHFRGFEAYWAVPFGRPDAVEGRWVKAPGEKLFRAAEAVLGKMPILAEDLGVITPEVEALREALGFPGMKVLQFAFTGEENAFLPHHYPAHGNVVVYSGTHDNDTSLGWYRTAPETERAFLRRYLAREGIRCLAEQEVPGALAELALKSPARLAILPLQDLLGLGSEARMNHPGRPEGNWAWRYPAGALSAELAQSLRALAASHGRV is encoded by the coding sequence ATGCCGCTAGAGCGCTCGTTTGGGGTGCTGCTCCACCCCACCAGCCTGCCCGGGCCCTGGGGTATCGGCACCCTGGGCCCTGCGGCCCGGGCCTTCCTCGACTGGCTGGCCACGGCCGGGGCCCGCTGGTGGCAGGTACTGCCCCTGGGCCCCACCGGCTACGGCGACTCGCCCTACCAGGCCTTCTCGGCCTTTGCGGGTAATCCTTACCTAATCGACCCCGGGAGGCTGCAGCAAAAGGGCTGGCTGGAAGAAGCCCCGCCACCCATTCATGCCGAACGGGTGGACTACGGCTGGCTCTACCGCACCCGCTGGCCCCTGCTGCGGAAGGCCTACGCCGGCTTCCAAAAACGGGCCACCCCAGAGGAAAAAGCCGCCCTGGAGGCCTTCGTCAAGGCCGAGAAGGGCTGGCTAGAGGACTACGCCCTCTTCATGGCCCTCAAGGACCGCTTCGATGGGAAGCCCTGGAACCAGTGGCCCCCCGAGCTGCGCAGCCGCGAGCCCCAGGCCCTGCAGCAGGCCAAGGAGGAGCTGGCGCAGGAGGTGGGCTTCCACCGGTGGTTGCAGTGGCTCTTCTACAGCGCCTGGGCCGAGCTCAGGGCCTACGCCGAGGCCCAGGGGGTGGGCCTCATCGGCGACATGCCGATCTTCGTGGCCTTCGACTCGGCCGACGTCTGGGCCCATCCGGAATACTTCCACCTGGACGCCGCCGGCCAGCCCACGGTGGTGGCCGGGGTACCCCCCGACTACTTCTCCGAAAAGGGCCAGCTCTGGGGCAACCCCCTCTACCGCTGGGAGGCGATGGAGGAAGAGGGCTTTAGCTGGTGGATCGAGCGCTTCCGGCAGGCGCTGCGGCTTTACCACCTGGTGCGCATCGACCACTTCCGCGGCTTCGAGGCCTACTGGGCGGTGCCCTTCGGGCGGCCCGATGCGGTGGAGGGCCGTTGGGTCAAGGCCCCAGGGGAGAAGCTCTTCCGGGCAGCGGAGGCTGTTTTGGGCAAGATGCCCATCCTGGCCGAGGACTTGGGGGTGATTACCCCTGAGGTAGAGGCCCTGCGCGAGGCCTTGGGCTTCCCCGGCATGAAGGTGCTCCAGTTCGCCTTCACCGGCGAGGAAAACGCCTTTTTGCCCCACCACTACCCCGCCCACGGCAACGTGGTGGTCTACAGCGGCACCCACGACAACGACACCAGTCTGGGCTGGTACCGCACCGCCCCAGAGACCGAACGCGCCTTCCTGCGCCGCTACCTAGCCCGGGAGGGCATCCGCTGCCTTGCCGAGCAGGAGGTGCCGGGAGCCCTGGCCGAGCTGGCCCTCAAAAGCCCTGCCCGGCTGGCTATCCTTCCTCTGCAGGACCTGCTGGGCCTAGGCAGCGAGGCCCGCATGAACCACCCTGGGCGGCCGGAGGGCAACTGGGCCTGGCGCTATCCTGCTGGGGCGCTCTCCGCGGAGCTGGCCCAAAGCCTGCGGGCGCTGGCCGCGAGCCACGGGCGGGTGTAG
- a CDS encoding dihydrofolate reductase: MDRRIALVAAMDRNRAIGREGALPWHLPDDLRRFRALTLGKTVLMGRRTYQSIGRPLPKRRNVVLTRDPEFRAGGLEVVHSLEEALAIDEELVIIGGGQVYALFLPLATHMHLTRVEVEVPGADAFFPPWRPEEWSLVYREFHPADARHAYAFEYQDLERRA; the protein is encoded by the coding sequence ATGGACCGGCGGATTGCCCTGGTGGCCGCCATGGACCGCAACCGGGCCATTGGGCGGGAGGGGGCGCTTCCCTGGCACCTACCCGACGACCTTCGGCGGTTCCGCGCCCTTACGCTGGGCAAGACTGTTCTTATGGGGCGCAGGACCTACCAAAGCATCGGGCGGCCCCTGCCCAAGCGGCGCAACGTGGTGCTGACCCGCGACCCGGAGTTCAGGGCGGGGGGCCTCGAGGTGGTGCACAGCCTGGAGGAGGCCCTAGCGATAGATGAGGAGCTCGTGATTATCGGAGGCGGCCAGGTCTACGCCCTCTTCCTGCCCCTGGCCACGCACATGCACCTGACCCGGGTAGAGGTGGAGGTGCCGGGGGCCGACGCCTTTTTCCCCCCCTGGCGCCCTGAAGAGTGGAGCCTGGTCTACCGCGAGTTCCACCCTGCCGATGCCCGCCACGCCTACGCCTTTGAGTACCAGGACCTCGAGCGGAGGGCGTGA
- a CDS encoding citrate/2-methylcitrate synthase, which translates to MEYQPGLEGVIAAETEISYLDVDHEEIVVRGYDLIDLAHKRSYAEVAYLILHGRLPEEGEARAFEQALLEARVPEAVFAILRLLPEGMHPMDRLRTLISALGGFEAAGSQAEARLDLEAAPRLIGQAAILVANLQRENPRHPEPGLSFPAAFLGMITGQTPTAEEARAFDQLLIAYSEHEMPNSTFAARVIASTLADLYGAVTGAVASLKGPLHGGANEAVMEMLLEAGTAEGLERLILERLGRKERIMGFGHRVYMRRMDPRAALMKEVLGQLAQKGNQAAARYLEVAVRGEEVMQREKGLYPNLDYYAAPVLYALGVPVPLYTPIFLAARAAGLVAHVAEQHAHNRLFRPRVLYKGPRGFRA; encoded by the coding sequence ATGGAGTATCAGCCTGGCCTGGAAGGCGTGATAGCCGCTGAGACGGAGATATCCTACCTGGACGTGGACCACGAGGAGATTGTGGTCCGGGGCTATGACCTCATCGACCTGGCCCACAAGCGCAGCTATGCAGAGGTGGCCTACCTAATCCTGCACGGACGGCTACCTGAGGAAGGGGAGGCCCGAGCCTTCGAGCAGGCCCTCCTCGAGGCCCGGGTGCCCGAGGCGGTCTTCGCCATCCTGCGGCTCCTTCCCGAGGGGATGCACCCCATGGACCGCCTGCGCACCCTCATCTCGGCCCTGGGGGGGTTCGAGGCGGCGGGGTCCCAGGCCGAGGCCCGGCTTGACCTGGAGGCCGCTCCCCGGCTCATCGGTCAGGCCGCCATCCTGGTGGCCAACCTCCAGCGGGAGAACCCCCGGCACCCCGAGCCGGGGCTTTCCTTCCCCGCGGCCTTTCTGGGGATGATTACCGGCCAGACCCCCACGGCGGAGGAGGCTCGAGCCTTCGACCAGCTCCTCATCGCCTACAGCGAGCACGAGATGCCCAATTCCACCTTCGCCGCCCGGGTAATCGCCTCCACCTTAGCCGACCTTTACGGGGCGGTGACCGGGGCGGTGGCCTCCCTCAAGGGCCCCCTGCACGGGGGAGCCAACGAGGCGGTGATGGAGATGCTGCTCGAGGCCGGGACGGCCGAGGGCCTAGAGCGGCTTATCCTGGAGCGCCTGGGGCGTAAGGAGCGCATCATGGGCTTCGGCCACCGGGTCTACATGCGCCGCATGGACCCCCGGGCTGCCCTGATGAAGGAGGTCCTGGGGCAACTGGCTCAGAAAGGCAATCAGGCAGCCGCCCGCTATCTGGAGGTGGCGGTGCGGGGGGAAGAGGTGATGCAGCGGGAAAAGGGCCTCTACCCCAACCTCGACTACTACGCCGCCCCGGTGCTCTACGCCCTGGGAGTGCCCGTGCCTTTGTACACCCCCATCTTCCTGGCAGCCCGCGCCGCGGGGCTGGTGGCCCACGTGGCGGAGCAGCATGCCCATAACCGCCTCTTCCGCCCCAGGGTGCTCTACAAGGGGCCAAGGGGCTTTAGGGCCTAG
- a CDS encoding oxaloacetate decarboxylase: MSWLRQPPKTAAELAQTLRARLQEGPLLLPGAYDGLSALLAKKAGFEALYLSGAALTASRGLPDLGLLEPAEVAERAREMVWATGLPLIVDADTGYGGPLNAAQAARRFLVAGVAGVQLEDQLHPKKCGHLTHKLLAPPEDLEARIRAVKAVAPELFLIARTDAFEQEGLEGVVARARRYLDAGAEAIFPEALPSREAFRRVAEALEGTILLANLTEFGRSPLLPAEELFAMGYRIALFPVSALRVAARAMEDLYQRLRLEGTTAGCLSQMQSRSELYALLDYFAYEAFDGRLARSELPEGGEG; the protein is encoded by the coding sequence ATGAGCTGGCTAAGACAGCCCCCAAAGACCGCCGCCGAGCTGGCCCAGACCCTGCGGGCCCGTCTGCAGGAGGGGCCCTTGCTTCTCCCGGGGGCCTACGATGGCCTCTCGGCCCTCTTGGCCAAGAAGGCGGGCTTCGAGGCCCTCTACCTTTCCGGGGCGGCCCTCACCGCCAGCCGGGGCCTGCCGGATTTGGGCCTTTTGGAGCCTGCCGAGGTGGCCGAGCGGGCCCGGGAGATGGTCTGGGCCACGGGCCTGCCCCTCATCGTGGACGCGGACACCGGTTACGGCGGGCCCCTGAACGCTGCCCAGGCAGCCCGCCGCTTCCTGGTTGCCGGGGTGGCGGGGGTGCAGCTCGAGGATCAGCTCCACCCCAAGAAGTGCGGCCACCTCACCCACAAGCTCCTGGCCCCTCCGGAGGACCTGGAGGCCAGGATTCGGGCGGTGAAGGCGGTGGCCCCCGAGCTCTTCCTCATTGCCCGTACCGACGCCTTTGAGCAGGAGGGCCTGGAAGGGGTGGTGGCCCGGGCCCGGCGCTACCTGGACGCGGGGGCCGAGGCCATCTTTCCCGAAGCCCTGCCCAGCCGGGAGGCTTTTCGCCGGGTGGCCGAGGCCCTGGAGGGGACCATTCTCCTGGCCAACCTGACGGAGTTCGGTCGAAGCCCCCTTCTGCCGGCCGAGGAGCTCTTCGCCATGGGCTACCGCATAGCCCTCTTCCCGGTCTCCGCCCTCAGGGTGGCGGCGAGGGCCATGGAGGACCTTTACCAGCGGCTCAGGCTCGAGGGCACCACGGCGGGCTGCCTTTCCCAGATGCAAAGCCGCAGCGAGCTTTATGCCCTGCTCGACTACTTCGCCTACGAAGCCTTCGATGGCCGCCTGGCCCGCTCCGAGCTGCCTGAGGGGGGTGAGGGATGA
- a CDS encoding thymidylate synthase, with protein MRQYHDLMRHVLEHGIDRADRTGVGTRSIFGYQMRFDLKEGFPLVTTKKIHWKSVVYELLWFLRGETNIRFLHEHGVTIWDEWADAAGELGPIYGKQWRSWEGAGGETIDQMAWVVEEIRHNPDSRRLVVSAWNVADLPKMALPPCHVLFQFYVAKGRLSCQLYQRSADVFLGVPFNIASYALLTLMVAHVTGLEPGEFIHTLGDAHLYRNHFEQARLQLSREPRPLPRVELNPAVRNLFDFTYQDIVLVGYDPHPHIPAPVAV; from the coding sequence CCGCGCCGACCGCACCGGGGTGGGGACCCGCTCCATCTTTGGCTACCAGATGCGCTTCGACCTCAAAGAGGGCTTTCCCCTGGTCACCACCAAAAAGATCCACTGGAAGAGCGTGGTCTACGAGCTTTTGTGGTTTCTGCGGGGCGAGACCAACATCCGCTTTTTGCACGAGCACGGGGTGACCATATGGGACGAGTGGGCCGACGCGGCGGGGGAGCTCGGGCCCATCTACGGCAAGCAGTGGCGGAGCTGGGAGGGGGCCGGTGGCGAGACCATAGACCAGATGGCCTGGGTGGTGGAGGAGATCAGGCACAACCCCGACTCGCGCCGGCTGGTGGTGAGCGCCTGGAATGTGGCCGACCTGCCTAAAATGGCCCTGCCTCCCTGCCACGTGCTCTTCCAGTTTTATGTGGCAAAGGGGCGGCTTTCCTGCCAGCTATACCAGCGCAGCGCGGACGTGTTCCTGGGGGTGCCCTTCAACATCGCTTCCTACGCCCTTCTTACCCTGATGGTGGCCCACGTGACCGGCCTGGAGCCGGGTGAGTTCATCCACACGCTGGGCGACGCCCACCTTTACCGGAACCACTTTGAACAGGCCCGGCTGCAGCTTTCCCGCGAGCCGCGCCCCCTGCCCAGGGTGGAGCTCAACCCAGCGGTGCGGAACCTCTTCGATTTCACCTACCAGGATATCGTGCTGGTGGGCTACGATCCCCACCCCCACATCCCCGCGCCGGTGGCGGTCTAG
- a CDS encoding VOC family protein: MRIAGVLETCLYAADLEAARGFYQGVLGLELFAEEPGRHLFFRAGDGVFLVFNPQATLQESSLPPHGAEGAVHVCFRVPAEALEAWAERLQAHGHKVTWAQWPRGRSLYVRDPAGNLVELAPAAIWGLG; this comes from the coding sequence ATGCGTATAGCGGGGGTGCTGGAGACCTGCCTCTACGCCGCCGACCTGGAGGCGGCGCGCGGATTTTACCAGGGGGTTTTGGGGCTGGAGCTCTTCGCCGAGGAGCCGGGACGGCACCTGTTCTTCCGGGCAGGAGACGGGGTCTTTCTGGTCTTCAACCCCCAGGCCACCCTGCAGGAAAGCAGCCTGCCCCCCCACGGGGCCGAAGGAGCGGTGCACGTCTGCTTTCGCGTTCCGGCGGAGGCGCTGGAGGCCTGGGCCGAGCGGCTCCAAGCCCACGGCCACAAGGTAACCTGGGCCCAGTGGCCAAGAGGCCGCAGCCTCTACGTGCGCGACCCGGCGGGCAACCTGGTGGAGCTGGCCCCCGCCGCCATCTGGGGCCTCGGCTAG
- a CDS encoding S1C family serine protease, whose amino-acid sequence MRRLFWIAALLAPLGGLLAILAQPSQPLRGAEIRNLLEPVYNRALPAALRIETIPEGTGSGFFISPEGLVMTAYHVVEGSRSLRVVNSRRESFPAELVGYDEFRDLAILKAQVRAPVPSLPLETRTGPQVGEPLLAIGNSRGEFIAPRYGVVGSVERDIFPFFNSIAISTNIPLAPGDSGGPVLNQAGRVVAVVVAIGQPNGVFESYLSPLLGLDQVLAQLQAGRRRDVPYIGVQLAPIDDETAALLGIPKEGVLIRGLLRGGAAERAGLRGLSVRRENGREVYEFDVILEADGRPFNDVTALQRYIRSKEVGDSVVLTIRRGGQILRIELRLTPNPLRS is encoded by the coding sequence ATGCGGCGTCTTTTCTGGATTGCGGCGCTCCTGGCCCCCCTGGGCGGCCTGCTGGCCATCCTCGCCCAGCCGTCCCAGCCCCTGCGCGGGGCCGAGATTCGGAACCTGCTCGAGCCAGTCTACAACCGGGCCCTCCCCGCGGCGCTGCGCATCGAGACCATCCCTGAGGGCACCGGCTCGGGCTTCTTCATCAGCCCCGAAGGCCTGGTAATGACCGCCTACCACGTGGTGGAAGGCAGCCGCAGCCTGCGGGTGGTCAACAGCCGACGGGAGAGCTTCCCCGCCGAGCTTGTGGGCTACGACGAGTTTCGCGACCTGGCTATTCTCAAAGCCCAGGTGCGCGCCCCGGTCCCTTCCTTGCCCCTCGAGACCCGCACCGGCCCCCAGGTGGGCGAGCCTCTGCTGGCCATCGGCAACTCCCGGGGCGAGTTCATCGCCCCCCGCTACGGGGTGGTGGGCTCGGTGGAGCGGGACATCTTCCCCTTCTTCAACTCCATCGCCATCTCCACCAACATCCCCCTGGCCCCCGGCGACTCGGGCGGGCCGGTGCTCAACCAAGCCGGGCGGGTGGTGGCGGTGGTGGTGGCCATCGGACAGCCCAACGGGGTCTTCGAGAGCTACCTCTCGCCCCTGCTCGGCCTCGACCAGGTCCTGGCCCAACTGCAAGCCGGCCGCCGGCGGGACGTGCCCTACATCGGGGTCCAGCTCGCCCCCATCGACGACGAGACCGCAGCCCTCCTGGGCATTCCCAAGGAGGGGGTGCTCATCCGCGGCCTCCTGCGGGGCGGGGCTGCTGAGCGGGCCGGCCTGCGGGGCCTCAGCGTGCGGCGGGAGAACGGGCGGGAGGTGTATGAGTTCGACGTGATCCTCGAGGCCGACGGCCGCCCCTTCAACGACGTGACCGCGTTGCAGCGCTACATCCGCAGCAAGGAGGTGGGCGACAGCGTGGTCCTCACCATAAGGCGCGGCGGCCAAATTCTGCGGATTGAGCTCCGGCTCACCCCCAACCCCCTGCGCAGCTAA